The following proteins come from a genomic window of Companilactobacillus pabuli:
- a CDS encoding ABC transporter ATP-binding protein codes for MITYKNVGMKYGQNTILHDINLTINDGELFVLVGPSGSGKTTLLRMLNQLTVPTDGDVYFANRKIKDYDVQKLRLDMGYVLQDSSLFPNLNVEDNIAIQLEQKGISKAKRHQRAAELLESVELDPKKYAKRMPSELSGGQQQRVAIIRALATEPSLILMDESFSALDPVLRRKSQDLVLKLHQQYQTTIVFVTHDMQEALRMGQRIAVLNKGVVQQVGTPHDIMQNPATDFVRQFFDTKTPHWWDMDFLIESGLLREIPLSDKLPVVNEFKQLMNQLKDVSKFDFQYQNKGYSMTAQELIAYLGQEGGSR; via the coding sequence TTGATAACTTATAAGAATGTCGGGATGAAGTACGGCCAAAATACGATTTTGCATGATATCAATTTAACAATCAACGACGGTGAATTGTTTGTTCTCGTTGGTCCGAGTGGTAGTGGTAAAACTACTTTATTGAGAATGCTTAATCAATTGACTGTGCCGACTGACGGGGATGTTTATTTTGCCAATCGTAAAATAAAAGATTATGACGTTCAAAAATTACGTCTGGACATGGGCTACGTTTTACAAGATAGTAGTCTGTTTCCAAACCTAAATGTTGAAGATAATATTGCCATTCAATTGGAACAAAAGGGGATTTCTAAAGCCAAACGGCACCAAAGGGCGGCTGAATTATTGGAGTCTGTGGAATTAGATCCTAAAAAGTATGCTAAGAGAATGCCTTCAGAATTGTCAGGTGGACAACAACAGCGTGTCGCCATTATTCGAGCCTTAGCAACAGAACCAAGTTTGATTTTGATGGATGAGTCATTCAGTGCTTTGGATCCAGTTTTAAGAAGAAAATCACAAGATTTGGTCTTAAAATTACATCAACAATATCAGACAACAATTGTCTTTGTTACTCACGATATGCAAGAAGCTTTGCGAATGGGCCAACGAATTGCCGTGTTAAATAAAGGTGTCGTTCAACAAGTTGGGACGCCACACGACATTATGCAAAATCCAGCAACTGATTTTGTTCGCCAATTTTTCGATACGAAGACACCACATTGGTGGGATATGGACTTTTTGATTGAGTCGGGCTTATTAAGAGAAATTCCACTTAGCGATAAATTACCAGTTGTTAATGAATTTAAGCAATTGATGAATCAGCTGAAAGATGTTAGTAAATTTGATTTTCAATATCAAAATAAGGGGTATTCAATGACTGCTCAAGAATTGATTGCCTATTTGGGTCAAGAAGGGGGTAGTCGTTAA
- a CDS encoding ABC transporter permease/substrate-binding protein → MQVLMQTIVDQRGEILKALYQHIEISFISLLIAMLIAIPLAILLRNHRRFGEIGLQIAGIIQTIPSLALLGLLIPIVGIGTVPAVVALTMYAIMPLYQNTYSGLTNIDPNLEEAAVAFGLSKWKRLQRLEFPLALPMIISGIRIALVMIIGTATLAAFIGAGGLGDYIMLGIQQNNNYYLVIGGVLSALLAFIFSGLLKYMGSSKKRIYGGGIVILLFLLGIGGSRVYQAVKPQPVNITIAGKLGSEPEILMNMYKDLIKQDQPNANITLKPNFGGTTFLFKALKKNQIDIYPEFTGTVLEALVNYDKPTPKNPKTTYKLAKNKLSKEENMAFLKPMEYENGYDLAVTKEFSEKYNVTKLSDLERVNDKVKAAFDPDFSNQPDGYLGLKKKYNLNFASINRMEPSLRYKAIAHKRVNLVDGYTTDPQVQQYHLVVLKDDKHFFPPYQGAPLMNSDFAKKNPKVVKSLNKLAGKISAEDMQKMNYQVSVKNKKASVVAHDYLVKHNLLKD, encoded by the coding sequence ATGCAAGTATTGATGCAGACGATTGTTGATCAACGAGGGGAAATTTTAAAAGCCTTGTATCAACATATTGAAATTTCATTTATTTCTTTGTTGATTGCGATGTTGATTGCAATTCCATTAGCAATATTATTACGAAATCATCGTCGCTTTGGTGAAATTGGTTTACAAATTGCCGGAATTATTCAGACTATTCCTAGTCTTGCTTTGTTAGGATTATTAATTCCTATTGTGGGTATTGGTACAGTGCCGGCGGTAGTGGCTTTGACAATGTATGCTATTATGCCGTTGTATCAAAATACTTATTCTGGTTTAACTAACATTGATCCTAATCTAGAGGAAGCGGCAGTGGCCTTTGGTTTATCGAAATGGAAAAGATTGCAACGATTGGAATTTCCATTAGCTTTACCAATGATAATTTCTGGAATTAGAATTGCCTTAGTTATGATTATTGGTACTGCCACTTTAGCTGCCTTCATTGGTGCTGGTGGCTTAGGTGATTACATCATGCTAGGAATTCAACAAAACAATAACTACTATTTGGTCATTGGTGGTGTTTTATCAGCATTGTTGGCCTTTATTTTCAGTGGATTATTGAAGTATATGGGTTCATCAAAAAAACGTATTTATGGTGGCGGAATCGTTATTCTGTTGTTCTTGCTAGGTATCGGTGGTAGTCGAGTATATCAAGCAGTTAAGCCTCAACCAGTGAATATTACGATTGCTGGAAAACTCGGTAGTGAACCAGAAATTCTGATGAATATGTATAAGGATTTGATCAAACAAGATCAGCCAAATGCCAACATTACTTTAAAACCTAATTTTGGTGGTACGACATTCTTATTTAAAGCCTTGAAGAAAAATCAAATCGATATTTATCCAGAATTTACAGGAACGGTTTTGGAAGCTTTAGTCAATTACGACAAACCAACGCCAAAGAATCCGAAGACAACTTACAAACTTGCTAAAAATAAATTGTCTAAGGAAGAAAACATGGCTTTCTTGAAACCAATGGAATATGAAAATGGATATGATTTGGCGGTTACTAAAGAATTCTCAGAAAAATACAATGTAACCAAGTTGAGTGATTTAGAGCGTGTCAACGATAAGGTCAAAGCGGCTTTTGATCCAGACTTCTCAAATCAACCAGATGGTTATTTAGGCCTAAAGAAGAAGTACAATTTGAACTTTGCTTCAATCAACCGGATGGAACCAAGTTTGCGTTATAAGGCGATTGCCCATAAACGTGTCAACTTGGTTGATGGTTATACGACTGATCCGCAAGTTCAACAATATCATTTGGTCGTTTTGAAAGATGATAAGCATTTCTTCCCACCATATCAAGGTGCTCCTTTGATGAATAGTGATTTTGCTAAGAAGAATCCTAAGGTAGTGAAGAGCTTGAATAAGTTAGCTGGTAAAATTTCAGCTGAAGATATGCAGAAGATGAATTATCAAGTTTCAGTTAAGAATAAAAAAGCTAGTGTTGTAGCTCACGATTATCTAGTTAAACATAATTTATTGAAAGACTAA
- a CDS encoding VOC family protein — MNNNNVNWFEIGTDHPQETMDFYSKMFGWKFQEYTDMENEYYNIIEPGNEYPTGGILGTAGKIAEYSTFYTLVSDVDKAIKAAKDNGATVIWGPVTDKTGLTFARLNDSTGHQFGVFSAGQ, encoded by the coding sequence ATGAACAACAATAACGTAAATTGGTTTGAGATTGGAACAGATCATCCTCAAGAAACAATGGATTTTTATAGTAAGATGTTTGGTTGGAAGTTTCAAGAATATACAGATATGGAAAATGAATATTATAATATTATTGAACCAGGCAATGAATATCCAACCGGTGGTATTTTGGGTACAGCTGGTAAAATTGCTGAATATTCAACATTCTATACTTTAGTAAGTGATGTTGATAAGGCAATTAAAGCGGCCAAGGATAATGGAGCAACCGTTATTTGGGGTCCTGTTACTGATAAGACAGGTTTAACTTTTGCCAGATTAAATGATAGTACTGGTCATCAATTTGGCGTATTTTCAGCAGGTCAATAG
- a CDS encoding alcohol dehydrogenase catalytic domain-containing protein has translation MKAVVVSKAGGPEVLEYKEVPTPEVKTGWSLVKIKGFGIIHSEIFTRQGKSPSVKFPRILGIECVGVIEKTTDAKRLPVGQKIIAMNGEMGRDFDGSYAEYALLPNEIIHPVTTDIPWEDLAAIPETFHTAYRALLQLQIDKADSLLIRGGTSGVGIAGLKLAKAINPNIKVLGTSRKAAAKEEILQLGYDGFVLDDHQKLQMDQQVDRIFDLIGAATALDSMNNLKPFGIASITGDMGGVWDIDHFDPVTAIPNDRYMTSFASYVIDEGQLNDLLKLISDKDVDVHPVKVFSLKQLPEAHEFLENQIKPGKVVVLP, from the coding sequence ATGAAAGCAGTCGTCGTTTCTAAAGCTGGTGGTCCTGAAGTGTTGGAATATAAAGAAGTTCCAACACCAGAGGTAAAAACTGGTTGGTCATTGGTAAAAATTAAGGGATTTGGAATCATTCACTCTGAAATTTTTACTCGACAAGGAAAATCTCCTTCAGTCAAGTTCCCACGAATTTTGGGTATCGAATGTGTCGGAGTTATTGAAAAAACTACTGATGCCAAGCGTTTACCAGTAGGACAAAAGATTATCGCTATGAACGGTGAAATGGGACGTGATTTTGACGGTAGTTACGCTGAATATGCACTGTTGCCAAATGAAATAATTCATCCAGTTACAACGGATATTCCTTGGGAAGATTTGGCAGCTATTCCAGAAACTTTTCACACTGCTTATCGAGCATTATTACAACTTCAAATCGACAAAGCTGATTCATTATTGATTCGTGGAGGAACTAGTGGCGTCGGAATAGCGGGTTTGAAATTAGCTAAAGCGATCAATCCTAATATTAAAGTTTTGGGCACGTCTAGAAAAGCAGCTGCTAAAGAAGAAATCCTTCAATTAGGCTACGATGGTTTTGTCTTGGATGACCATCAGAAATTGCAAATGGATCAACAAGTTGACCGAATCTTTGATTTAATCGGTGCAGCAACTGCCCTAGATTCCATGAATAATTTGAAACCATTCGGTATTGCCAGTATTACTGGTGATATGGGTGGAGTTTGGGATATTGACCACTTTGATCCTGTCACAGCCATTCCCAATGATCGTTATATGACATCTTTTGCCAGCTACGTAATTGACGAAGGTCAGTTGAACGATTTATTGAAATTGATTTCTGATAAAGACGTCGATGTTCATCCAGTTAAAGTTTTCTCATTGAAGCAACTTCCTGAGGCACACGAATTTTTAGAAAATCAAATTAAACCTGGTAAAGTTGTAGTCTTACCATAA
- a CDS encoding nicotinate-nucleotide adenylyltransferase: MNTAGAVLTRTKVQPQLDFNFKKKHVGILSGSFNPIHNGHLMIAQQVFEQLNLDKILFIPSKVPPHRGVSRYIPKVSVDDRINMIKYGIRDNPNFQLDMTDIDLGGVSYTYETIKRLKERNPNTEYYLIVGYDIVESLSKWSHIDELVKEVHFVGVCRKGYEKKSQYPTMWVNTPVIEISSTVIRQRVREGKSLKYYVPDDVAWYIKDKGIYKK, encoded by the coding sequence ATGAATACAGCTGGAGCAGTTTTAACTAGAACGAAGGTCCAACCGCAATTAGATTTTAATTTTAAAAAGAAGCATGTCGGCATTCTCAGTGGTTCATTCAATCCAATTCACAATGGACATTTGATGATTGCTCAACAAGTTTTTGAACAGTTAAATTTGGATAAGATTTTATTTATTCCTAGTAAAGTGCCACCACATCGTGGAGTTAGTCGCTACATTCCTAAAGTCAGCGTTGATGATCGTATCAATATGATCAAATACGGCATTAGAGATAATCCTAACTTTCAACTTGATATGACTGATATTGACTTAGGTGGGGTCAGTTACACTTATGAAACGATTAAACGGCTAAAGGAACGCAACCCTAATACTGAGTACTATTTAATTGTCGGTTACGACATTGTTGAGAGTTTATCTAAATGGTCGCACATCGATGAATTGGTTAAAGAAGTTCACTTTGTCGGAGTCTGTCGTAAAGGCTACGAAAAAAAATCCCAATATCCAACCATGTGGGTCAATACACCAGTGATTGAAATCAGTTCAACCGTGATAAGGCAACGAGTTCGTGAAGGTAAGTCGTTGAAATATTACGTTCCTGATGACGTAGCTTGGTATATTAAGGATAAAGGGATTTATAAAAAATAG
- the asnS gene encoding asparagine--tRNA ligase: protein MQNVLVKDLYKKEFADGDKITVSGWIRTIRGSKRVGFIELNDGSFFKNVQVVMTSDMENYAEVVKYPISTTIKVVGELALTPKAQQPFEIHATEVIEEGSSDSDYPLQKKAHSYEFMRTVAHLRPRTNTFYSVFRIRSLAAFAIHEYLQHNDFVYVHTPIITSSDAEGAGEMFEVTTLDMNNVPKTDDGKVDYSQDFFKKETNLTVSGQLEVEPFALAFRNVYTFGPTFRAENSHTGRHASEFWMIEPELAFADLKDEMNCSEALLKYVINYVMDHAKEELEFLNENVDNTLIDRLKATANEEFAHVTYTDAIDILEKATDVEFEVKPYWGLDLDSEHERYLSEQVYKKPVFITDYPKDFKAFYMRANDDGKTVAAADLLVPEIGELIGGSQREERLDKLEARMAELDMNEEDYKWYLELRKYGGTVHSGFGIGFERLVMYITGMENIRDVIAYPRTPGNAEF, encoded by the coding sequence ATGCAAAACGTTTTGGTTAAAGATTTATACAAAAAAGAATTTGCTGACGGTGACAAGATCACTGTTTCTGGTTGGATTCGTACAATCAGAGGTTCAAAGAGAGTTGGCTTTATCGAATTAAACGATGGTTCATTCTTCAAGAATGTGCAAGTTGTTATGACTAGCGACATGGAAAACTATGCCGAAGTAGTTAAGTACCCAATCAGTACAACTATCAAAGTTGTTGGTGAATTAGCTTTGACACCTAAAGCTCAACAACCATTTGAAATCCATGCTACAGAAGTAATTGAAGAAGGATCTTCAGACTCTGATTATCCATTGCAAAAGAAAGCTCACTCATATGAATTTATGAGAACAGTAGCTCACTTGCGTCCAAGAACTAATACTTTCTACTCAGTCTTTAGAATTCGTTCACTAGCTGCTTTTGCTATCCACGAATACTTGCAACACAATGACTTTGTTTACGTTCACACACCAATCATCACTAGTTCTGATGCTGAAGGTGCCGGTGAAATGTTTGAAGTTACAACTTTGGATATGAACAACGTTCCTAAGACAGACGATGGCAAGGTTGATTACAGCCAAGATTTCTTCAAGAAGGAAACTAACTTAACTGTTTCTGGACAACTAGAAGTTGAACCATTCGCTTTGGCATTTAGAAACGTTTATACATTCGGTCCTACATTTAGAGCTGAAAATTCACATACAGGTCGTCACGCTTCAGAATTCTGGATGATTGAACCAGAACTTGCTTTCGCCGATTTGAAAGATGAAATGAATTGTTCTGAAGCATTATTGAAGTACGTTATCAACTACGTAATGGACCATGCTAAAGAAGAACTAGAATTCTTGAATGAAAATGTTGATAACACTTTGATCGACCGTCTAAAAGCTACAGCTAACGAAGAATTTGCTCACGTAACTTATACAGATGCCATCGACATCCTAGAAAAAGCTACAGACGTTGAATTTGAAGTTAAACCTTACTGGGGACTAGATCTTGATTCTGAACACGAACGTTATCTATCAGAACAAGTTTACAAGAAGCCTGTCTTTATTACTGATTATCCTAAAGATTTCAAGGCCTTCTACATGCGTGCTAATGACGATGGTAAAACCGTTGCTGCAGCTGACTTGTTAGTTCCCGAAATTGGTGAATTGATTGGTGGTTCACAACGTGAGGAACGTTTGGACAAACTAGAAGCTAGAATGGCTGAACTTGATATGAACGAAGAAGACTACAAGTGGTACTTAGAATTACGTAAGTACGGTGGTACAGTTCACTCAGGTTTCGGTATCGGTTTTGAAAGATTAGTTATGTACATTACAGGTATGGAAAATATCAGAGATGTCATTGCTTACCCAAGAACACCTGGTAACGCTGAATTTTAA
- a CDS encoding SemiSWEET family transporter, with product MMSVLMYVSYVPQIISNLSGSKGNPIQPLVAFINCTIWTAYGLLKKKKDWPIIWANVPGIFLGAATFITAIFNFN from the coding sequence ATGATGTCCGTGTTAATGTATGTTTCATACGTTCCACAAATTATATCAAATTTATCTGGAAGTAAAGGCAACCCTATCCAACCATTAGTTGCCTTTATAAACTGTACTATTTGGACGGCCTATGGCTTATTAAAGAAAAAAAAGGACTGGCCAATTATTTGGGCCAATGTTCCCGGAATTTTTCTAGGTGCTGCAACATTTATCACCGCAATTTTTAACTTTAATTAA
- a CDS encoding Lrp/AsnC family transcriptional regulator codes for MDNIDQRILKELNRNCRITKTELAKIVNMTPPAVNTRIEQLEAEGIIKRYTIEVDLDKMGYTHQVFIETQMEYYSHEKYLQFIHSQRNFIRHHYKISGEMNYMIHGAFRSNNELNTFLEKLNKYANCKVLDVISELI; via the coding sequence ATGGACAACATTGATCAAAGAATACTCAAAGAATTAAATCGCAATTGTCGCATCACTAAAACTGAATTAGCCAAAATCGTCAATATGACTCCTCCAGCCGTGAATACTCGTATCGAGCAGTTAGAAGCTGAAGGCATCATCAAGCGTTACACGATTGAAGTTGATTTAGACAAAATGGGCTATACGCATCAAGTATTTATCGAAACACAAATGGAATACTATAGTCACGAAAAATACTTACAATTCATCCATTCTCAAAGAAATTTCATTCGTCATCACTACAAAATATCTGGCGAAATGAATTACATGATTCATGGCGCTTTTCGTTCCAATAATGAATTAAATACATTTTTAGAAAAATTAAACAAATATGCCAATTGCAAAGTTTTAGATGTTATTTCTGAATTAATTTAA
- a CDS encoding alpha/beta hydrolase: MKKKVWKWLLGILIVLLAVISIMVIVVKNKEYQPSKTAVSTSQEASIVDNVIRFEGDNNKPKVIFYPGALVEPASYSIWAQKVAQAGYSVYIVHFPLDLAVLNSNAANKISKSNGYIIGGHSLGGTMAAKYAKNNPKDLKGIFFLASYPENKTDLHEINVPVLSLTATKDGVLNHTNYQKTKKLLPNNTIYEQIKGGNHAGFGCYGKQSGDNTASISNAKQQNIISTLLINWLNSSISE, translated from the coding sequence ATGAAGAAAAAAGTATGGAAATGGCTACTAGGGATTTTAATCGTTCTACTGGCAGTTATTTCAATAATGGTCATCGTGGTTAAAAATAAAGAGTATCAACCAAGCAAAACAGCTGTCTCTACTTCACAAGAAGCTTCAATCGTAGATAATGTTATTCGTTTTGAAGGCGACAATAACAAACCCAAAGTAATTTTTTATCCAGGAGCCTTAGTCGAACCAGCAAGCTACAGTATTTGGGCTCAAAAAGTAGCACAAGCCGGCTATTCAGTCTACATCGTCCACTTCCCACTCGATCTAGCTGTTTTAAATAGTAACGCTGCTAATAAAATTTCTAAGAGCAATGGTTACATTATCGGTGGACACTCACTCGGCGGAACAATGGCAGCCAAGTACGCCAAAAATAATCCTAAGGATCTCAAAGGGATTTTCTTTTTAGCAAGTTATCCTGAAAACAAAACTGATTTACATGAAATAAATGTACCAGTTCTCTCACTAACTGCTACTAAAGACGGGGTTTTGAACCATACCAATTACCAGAAAACTAAAAAACTACTACCAAACAATACAATTTATGAACAAATAAAAGGTGGTAATCATGCTGGTTTTGGTTGCTATGGCAAGCAAAGCGGCGATAATACCGCATCTATCAGTAATGCAAAACAGCAAAATATTATAAGCACACTTTTAATAAATTGGTTAAATAGCTCAATTAGTGAATAA
- a CDS encoding amino acid permease: protein MEKKSLNRSLSSRQMQMIALGGTIGVGLFMGSASTIKWTGPSVLIAYAIAGLILYMVMRALGEMIYTDPSTGSFAKFGSEYIHPVIGYLTAWSNVFQWLVVGISEVIAVGTYLEFWWPNLPQWLVGVVVVATLCLANLTSVKAYGEMEFWFSLIKVITIIFMIIMGLLVILFGLGNNGHPVGISNLWTNGGFFTGGLKGFIFALSIVVASYQGIEVIGITAGEAENPQSSIVHAIRTIVGRILIFYIGAIFVIISIYPWNKLGTMGSPFTETFAKVGITFAAEIINFVVLTAALSGCNSGMFSASRMLYTLGLENNLPKSFKKISKAGVPYIAVITISLGILIGLIINFLLPVLFHTSSDVFVVVYSSSVLPGMVPWFVILFSELHFRRLNKDKMKNHPFKMPFYPLSNYLAIAALLVILVFMFLNPETTVSLSIGVVFLVFMTCFYFIRERFQAHKAK from the coding sequence TTGGAAAAAAAGTCATTAAATAGAAGTCTATCTTCACGACAAATGCAAATGATTGCTTTGGGTGGAACAATCGGCGTTGGTTTATTCATGGGTTCAGCTTCTACTATCAAATGGACAGGTCCTTCGGTTTTAATCGCATATGCTATTGCTGGTTTGATTTTGTACATGGTTATGCGTGCTCTAGGTGAAATGATTTACACAGATCCATCTACAGGTTCTTTTGCAAAATTTGGCTCCGAATACATTCATCCAGTTATTGGTTATTTAACAGCTTGGAGTAACGTCTTTCAATGGCTTGTCGTTGGTATTTCTGAAGTGATTGCTGTTGGGACTTACCTTGAATTTTGGTGGCCCAATTTGCCACAATGGCTCGTTGGAGTTGTCGTTGTCGCTACTCTTTGTCTAGCCAATTTAACTTCTGTTAAAGCTTATGGTGAAATGGAATTTTGGTTCTCACTGATCAAAGTTATCACCATTATTTTTATGATCATTATGGGACTTTTAGTTATCTTATTCGGTCTTGGTAACAATGGACATCCTGTTGGTATCAGCAACCTTTGGACTAACGGTGGCTTCTTCACAGGTGGTTTGAAGGGATTCATTTTTGCCCTTTCAATCGTTGTCGCCTCTTATCAAGGTATCGAAGTCATTGGTATCACTGCCGGTGAAGCAGAAAATCCTCAAAGTAGTATCGTACACGCGATTCGGACCATCGTCGGAAGAATTTTGATTTTTTATATTGGTGCAATTTTTGTTATCATTTCAATTTATCCTTGGAACAAATTAGGTACAATGGGCTCTCCCTTTACCGAAACTTTTGCCAAAGTCGGAATTACCTTCGCAGCTGAAATCATCAATTTCGTTGTTTTAACAGCAGCGCTTTCTGGATGTAACTCAGGTATGTTCAGTGCCAGTCGGATGCTATACACATTAGGATTGGAAAACAATTTACCAAAATCATTCAAGAAAATTTCTAAAGCCGGTGTTCCTTATATCGCCGTTATCACTATTTCACTAGGTATTTTAATTGGTTTGATCATTAACTTCTTACTTCCCGTCTTATTCCACACCTCTAGCGATGTCTTCGTAGTTGTCTACAGTTCCAGTGTCTTACCAGGTATGGTGCCTTGGTTCGTTATTTTATTCAGTGAACTTCATTTCAGAAGACTCAACAAAGATAAGATGAAGAACCATCCTTTCAAAATGCCCTTTTATCCTCTCAGCAATTACTTAGCTATTGCTGCGTTATTAGTAATTTTAGTCTTCATGTTCTTAAATCCAGAAACGACCGTTTCACTGTCGATTGGTGTTGTTTTCTTGGTATTCATGACTTGTTTCTACTTTATTCGTGAAAGATTTCAAGCGCACAAGGCAAAATAA